The region TCATGTTCACTTCGATCAATACATCGGACAGTATCCGGTTTTAAATTCAAGAATAAATGTTACAATAAGTAAGAACAACCGGGTAGTGTTTGTTGCAAATGGTTCAAAGGTAAATTATAATACAAAAGTTACAAACGATCTTGAAAGGATTAATATCAGTTCAGAACACGCATTAATTATAGCAAAGGGATATTTAGGAATAAAGGGTGCAATCAACTTTGAGAAAAGTGAACCAGGGATTTATTATAACAAAGGAACCTTTAGACTCGCTCAGGTTGTAACGATTGTACCATCAGAAGAATTATTTGGTGAATGGCAGGTTTTAGTTGATGCACAGACAGGTGAGGTTTTCAGAGTTGAAGATGTTGCCTGCTATGATGACCCGATAAAATCAAAACCAGAATTGGCTGAAGGAAGCGGATATGTATTTGCACCTGATCCGATTACTCACGCAAGAACAACTTACGGCTCAACAGGATTTGTAGATAACAATGATGCAGATTCTGACTCGCTGACTTTTCACAGAGAGTTAAAAGCATTACGCGATATTACTTTTGAAAGCGGTGCATATATTTTGAAAGGTCCTTGGGCAGAGATAAGAGATTTTGAAGCACCTTTCACAGGACTGCATACAAATCCAACAACAGATTTCTTCTTTACAAGAAGCCACGATTCTTTTGAAGCAGTTAATGCTTACTACCATATTGATAATGCGATGAGATGGATTAACGACACTCTTAGCATACCATTACATCCGTTTCAATATACCGGCGGTATCAGATATGATCCCCACGGATTAAATGGCGACGATAATGCACATTACATACCAAGCACCGGTCAGATTGCCTGGGGTGATGGCGGTGTTGATGATTGTGAAGATCCGGGTGTTATTCTTCATGAACTTGGTCACGGACTTCATGATTGGTTAACAAATGGTTCTCTATCACAGATTCAGGGCTTAAGTGAAGGATGCGGTGATTACTGGGCAAGCTCGTATTTAAGAAGTACAGGATATTGGACGCCCTCAGATCCTGCTTATAACTGGGTTTTTATATGGGATGGACATAATCCTTTTTGGGCTGGCAGAATAACAAACTACGGTGCTCACTATCCAGAAGGATTAACCGGGACTATACATACTGATGGTCAAATGTGGGCTTCTTCTTTAATGTCTATTTATGACTTGATAGGAAGAATTCCTACTGATAAAAACTTTCTTGTAGCACTTTCTATGACTAATAGTGGTTCTAATCAACAAGATGCAGCTAATGCATTTATAGCAGCCGACCAGCTTAATTACGGCGGCAGTAATCTTGTTCATATAATTCCTGTTTTTGCAGACAGAGGTTATATAGCAGGACCCGTAACTGCAGATTTTATGGCAGATGTTACTGTTGGTAATGCACCGTTAACTGTTCATTTTACTGACTTATCTATCTCTCAGCCAAATCCAATTACTTCCTGGGAGTGGGATTTTAATAACGATGGAGTTGTTGATGCTACTGATAAAAATCCAACCTGGGTTTATACTGATTTTGGATTTTATACCGTTAAGCTTACAGTTTCTGATGGTTCTTATTCCAGCACTAAGACCAAAACAAATTACATAAAAGTTACTGATCCAAATGTTGTTGAGTGGTGTAATGAATTTAATAATTTAAGTAACTGGACTATTGTTGGACCGCTTGGTATGACAAACTGGACAGCAAATAATTCAGCAAATGCCGGAGGCACTTCACCAGAATTAAGATTAGGCTGGTCTCCATCATTCAATGGAACATCGAAAATTAGATCTTCAGTAATTAATTTGCCTGATAATCAAGTAGTGTTCTTTTCATTTAACTATTACTTCGATTATTATTCAAGTCCAAGCGGAACAGTAACTGTTGATGTAACTTACGATGGCGGAACAACGAGTACATCATTGTATAATCAGGTAAATGCAACAGGTAACGTTGGACCGCAGTTGTTTACAGGAAATTTTACAACCCCTGCATCAGGCGGAGCAAATACACAAGTGGAAATTACTTTTTCAGGAAATTCTTTTAATTATGATTATATATACTGGGATAATTTGTGCCTGCAATATATTATTCCGGTTGAGTTAACATCGTTTACAGCTTTTGCAATTGGAGCTGATGTTGAACTTAACTGGGCAACAGCCACAGAAACCAATAATCAGGGATTTGAAATTGAAAGAATGAGTGAAAATGGAAAGTATGAAAAAGTTGGATATGTTGCCGGATACGGAACCACAACAGATGCAAAATCATATTCATTTACTGATTCTAAATTGAGCGAAGGAAAATATAATTACCGGTTAAAGCAGTTAGATTATGATGGCACTTATAAATACTCAAATGAAGTAAATGTTGTAGTTAATCTTCCGCTGGAATACTCCCTTGTACAAAACTATCCAAATCCATTTAACCCAAGTACAATAATAAAATACTCATTAAAGGATGATGGAAAAGTAACATTAAAAATATTTAACTCTCTTGGTGAAGAAGTAAGAACACTTGTTAGTGAAATTAAACCAGCAGGAAATTATGAGGTTGAGTTTAATGCTTCTGATCTTCCAAGTGGAATTTATATATACAGTATGCAATCTGGTAATTTTGTTTCATCTAAGAAGATGATACTTTTAAAGTAATGATCAATCAACAATGATTATTGCTCAATAACTGATAAACATATTCAAAAACATTGAACATTAAAAATTCAACATTTAACATTAACAGGCGGTCTTTGGATCGCCTGTTTTATTATAGGAAACAAAATCATTACTGGTTAAGCAGTAGAACTTAAAGTCTTTTTACCAATGATAATTGAGCTTACATTAACTATAAAGTTTTTGTAATAAATATTACCTTTGCAAGAAATTATGCATTTAACTATCAATCAGTTTTAGAAGTAAATACTGAAATGGGCGGAGTTGATTTGTATTGTTGTAAATAGTTTTTCTATCACAGTACGACCGTGACAGCCAATTGAAAGTTATTAAAGATCACTATTTGAGTAAGTTTATTTTGTAATACTTTTTATGTCATCACGAGTCCCGAGAACCTGCCTGCTTACAGGCATGATTGTGACGAAGTGATCTGCAAAATTAGAGATTGCTTAATGTGGTTTTACCATACTCGTAATGACTGAGAACATTTGTTTATTATCAACAAATAAATATTTCTTTACTTTCCAACTACTATTTCTTAAGTTTATTGCAGTAATACATTATAAGAGGGTTTGTTATGAAAAAGTTTGGCTTGCTTTTTTTTGTTGTTCTTTCTTTAACATTTTCTTCTCAACTTTCTGCTCAAAATGTTTCTCCGCATTTCTCCGAATTAAAAGGAATGGAGGATGCTCAGGGTAATACACATCTGTTGTATAGGATATACAGTTACCAGATTTTACAACCATTCGGTTTTTATGAAGATAATTCTTTGTATCACTTTGACCTCGGAAATCAGAAAGATACTTTATTTATTCGAGAATCCGGCAGTAATATCTCTGCTCATATTTATATAGATGATTATAAAATTATAGACTTTAATCCAATACATTATATTTTTGCAGGCACTGTGTGCGGAATGGAATGTTCTCCATTTGCGTTTAATTCAGAATATGGAATAATTTTTAATAATGGTTCGTGGGGTAATAGTGAAAAAATAGATTATGCAAAACAAAAAGATTGTATTTATTATGGTTTAATCGCCTGGGATATAGACTCATCAATTACGAGCATTAAAAGTTATGATGGAGGTTTATCTTGGGATACTCTGTCATCCAATAAAGTGTTTGTTTCTGTTAATCCATTTGACAATGAAATGTCATTTTACATTAGTGATATAAATTCCACTGTTTATAAATCAACAGATGAAGGCAAAAATTTTTTCATATGTGATACTCAATATACTCATTCAAATCCTGCACCTAACTTTTACTATGATACTGATGAATCTCACATTTATAGATCTTCATCAAAAAATACATATCCAGGTATATATTATTTATCAATTTCGGATAACAAAGGCGAACCATTTTCTTGGCAAATAAAGTATGAAAGTATCGATCCGATTTTTATAACAATAGATGAATACCAATCTGGTGCAATTTATTTAGCTGATGGAAATAAAATTATGTATTCATCAGATTATGGAAATACATTTAATCTATACAAAGAATTAGATAAAAAAATCATAGGCATATTTAAAAAGCCAAATTCTAACAAGCTATACGCTGCAACTAAATATAACCTATATGAGATAACTAATAATAGTATAACTGTAATCAAATCATTGCCGATTCCAGCTGAGGCTTTAGACTTCTATCCATTACAAATCGGAAATAAATGGTTTTATGAAAGAATTAATTACTCGCTTGATTGGATAACTGGAAATACAATTATTGATACAAGCTATTTTCAGCGCAGTGTTATAGGATTAGAAAACAAACCAAACGGAAAGAAGTATTATAAAATTGATGACTATGATTTTTACAATAAAGTACAACTTGTAAATTTTGAGAGGATTGATTCGCTTACTGGACTGGTTTTTAGATATGATTCAACTTTAGATTCAACAAATTTTGAATGTATCATCGATGATCTAATGGCAGAGAAAGGAAATCAAATTAACACTTCAAGATTGTATTCATTTTATAATCCCATTGGAATGATTTTCGAAAATGAGGACTACTTTAATGATTGGAGTTCTTACAGAAAGAGAAATGGTTTTTCAACTGGTAGTTTAGGCGGTGATTATTATTCCTTAACTCAAGGTATTGGATTGGATTCTGTTTTTGTTTCATTAATAGATGCTTTTGATGCACATATAGATATTAAAGGTTGTGTTATAGATGGAATTGTTTACGGCGATACAACATTAACAGATATCATTGTGTGTTTTGATAGTTCCCCAACCAGTTATAATCTAAACCAAAACTATCCAAACCCATTTAACCCGGCTACAAAAATTACCTGGCAATCTCCATTAGCTGGTCATCAAACATTAAAAGTTTATGATGTTCTTGGTAATGAGGTTGCTACACTTATTGATGAATTTAGAAATGCAGGAATTTACGAAGTTGGTTTTGACGCATCAAAGCTTTCAAGCGGAGTTTATTTTTATCAGCTAAAGGCTGGAGATTACCTTAACACAAAAAAGATGTTGCTGATAAGATAATTGAGCGTTGAACATTCATCATCCATCTATCAATAAAAAGGCGATTACTTGATCGCCTTTATTGTTAAACTTTCTCATCATAAGGACAGTGTCTGCATCCGCTACCACAGCAATAACCCCGTTTAAGTAAAAACTCAGCAGTTAAAACAGCTAGTCCGGTATCAGGATCAAAGTAAATATCATTGTGTTGCTCAATTGCTTCTTTATGAAGTCTGATTATCTCATTATAGTTTGGATAATTTTTGTTAAGCCGGGATATAGTATAAAGTTTTTCTTTTGTTATTTGTTCAGTCATAAATAAAATATTTTATCAAGTAATAGCCAAATATATAAAAGAGTTTATTGTGTTTTGGTAAACCGCAAATAATTAATAATTCCCGTTCGTCAATTGTAAGGGTTATCTATAATAATAAACCATCTTTGCGCTTAATACATAAATATATTTGGTACAGAAAAAAATCTTTAGAGAAGTATATGTATAGATTAAAATTATTATCAGCTCTTATAATTATCTTTTCCTGCAGCTTTTCAATTGCACAACAGGATTCTTCTAAATCAACTGATGATTGGGATTGGCATTGGAAGTGGGATGAATGGAAAGATTGGGAAAATTGGGACTTTGATTTCGATTTCGAACAGACACACCCTTCAGTTTCTATGCAATATGGATTAGCAAATATTAATAGAACCGATATTAAATCTAATTTTGTTAACCCTAATCTATTTGAACTAAAACTTGGATATACTAAAGAAAGTAATACTTGGGATACTGATTATATCAATAGTCATAGTTTTAAATATGTTTATCTTTCTAATACATCAAACAAACTTACTGGTAAAGAAGCTGCTGGTTCAGAGATAGAATCTGATATGTGGAGATTTGGATTTGGCAGATTACACGGGTATGGATATAAGCTCGGCGAGAGCTTTGCAATTATTCCGTATTATTCTTCTACACTTAATTGGTCAAACATTGATTTCAGATATCCTGAAAATCAAGCACTCATTAACAGCGATGATATTGAAAAACTAAATCTGTATGATAAATCATTTAGATTTGGAACAAGCAGTGAGGGAGGAATTCGTATTAAATTAATTGATAACCTGATACTGGATGCAGGATATGAACGATCCATTGTTTTTCAAAGACATCTATTCTGGAAGTGGGCGGGCAGCGGATTAATCGAGTCAGCAGCGCAAGGACTACTCGACGGGTTTATCAATAAAATATTTAAATCTTCACCTTCAGCAGGACCAATTGTAAACTTTTTGCTTAAGAATGCGCTTGCGTATGGGATTTATGAATTAAGACAAGAGAAAATGAACTGGCCATTTAATAGTGAAGCACCAATTGCATTCGATCAATTTAAATTTGGCGTATCGGTTGTGTTTTAATTGGATTTAAAACTTCAAACCCAATTCCGAAAGAAATCGGGTTTGAATTTGTATTATATGGAAATATTCCTGATTTACTTTATTACTATCATCTTCTTTGTTTGAATAAAAGAACCTGATACTAGTTTGTACAGATACATTCCACTATTCAGATTACTTGCATCGAAATTTATTGTATGAACTCCGGCTTCTTTAATTTCGTTTAACAACTCTACAACCTGCTCGCCAAGTGCATTATATATAACTAATTTTACCTGACCAGCTTCCGGAATTGAATATTTAATAGTTGTAAAAGGATTGAACGGATTTGGATAATTCTGACTTAACTCGTATTTGACAGGTGAACCAAGATTCACTTCTATTGTCTTTGAGTATTCATACTTTCCATCATTATCAATCTGTTTTAATCTGTAATGGTGTTTTCCTGATGAGAGATACTTATCCTCGAAGTAATAATATTTGGGTGAATTGCTGTTACCATTTCCTTGAACGAATCCTATCATTGTCCAACCATTTTTATCATTCTCAGAAAGCCGATGTATCTCAAAACCATAATTGTTTACTTCTGTTTCTGTAGTCCAGTTCAATTTAATTGTTGAGCCGATAACCAGAACAGAAAAAGAGTTAAGCTCTACTGGCAACGGATTTGATACCTCTTGACCAATTGTTATAACTGGTTCAATAGCTGCAAAACTGCGAACACGAACATCATCATAATAGACTGCCACATTTCCATAATTCTGAAGACAGAAACCCCCGGTTAATACATCACCTCCGTCATTGGTAGGACTTAATATTAGAACATCATCTAAGTAAAGACTGATTGTATTACCATTTGCTACAATTTTATACTTGTAGTATTGATTAACATTGTAGTTATTTGACGTTACGGCATTAATAAATCCATTGTCGTTATAGTATTTTCTCAAAAACAAATCGTTTTGAGTTTCACCACGAAGTAATGTTATATATCTATTACCGTTACTTGTATACCGGAAGCCTATTTCTGGTGTACAAACATTATTAGCATCTTGAGTTAACTTAACTTTTGTTTCGAAAACGAAATTACCAAAACTCAAATCGGTTGTTCTAAGAAAGTTGTTATGAGAAAGGGAAGCACTTCTCAAACTAAGTACATTGCTGCCTTCATCTTCGACGATTTGTACAGTAACTCCATTTACAATCCATTTAGCAGGGTCAGGTTCCCAAGCAGATGTGTTCCAGTTAAGTAATCGAATCCATGTTCCACTTGTTGAGAAATATCCTCTGTTCGTTGGAGTATTTTTTGCTTGACGCACCATCATATCCAGATAGTTATATGCTTGTGTTGAGTGCGAAGACTTATAATTTGAAACCCAACCGTAATTCAGAGACATACCCCATAGTGCGGTTCCAATTTCATATGAACCTTTAAAGTTATTTGGTTGTATTAGTCCGTCAGATGTAACCAGTCGGTAAGAAAAGAATGCATTGTGATTAATATAGTTATGAACATACATATCTATATTCGGATAATTGGTATCAGTAAGGAAATGCCAGGCTTGCTCACCATATGAGAGATAATCATAGGAGTTATCTCTCTCATATAGCATACGCACTGCAATCATAAACCACTGTTGATGACATTCATAAAATTCACCTGAGGGCGTTGGAGAAGTCCAGGTCAAACCGCCATTGTTTGAAACCCATCTGTTAATCAAAATCCAGTCTATATTGTCCCTGACTTTAGTTAGATAGGAAGCGTCTCCTGTCACATCATAAGCTAAAAGAACTCCAAAATCTCTTTTTAGATGATCCTGTACACCACTTTGTCCAGTCCATCCACCAGAACTTTGTGTAAAAGTATTTACATAGTTTACTATTATTCCTCTGGACTCATCTGCTAAAGTTGTATTTCCATAGATAGTGAATGCTTTGCATGCATTTGCTAATCCCTGTAATGCGAGACTGTAATCTGGTGCAGTAGTTGGAGTACCATAAGTATTCTTCACATATTCATAAACATTTATCAAATCATCATAACATCTCATTGCCAGAGTCGGATTACTAACTCTAAAATATTCGTATCCTAGTGCTAAATTGGATAATACTAATCCGTAACAATAAATAGGTTCTGATGATAATCCAGTCACAGTGCCATTTGTATTTATCTGAGTATCCATATAATCGAATTCGTCTTCAATCTCATTATCTAACGATTCAATAGGCCAGCCATTTTGTGCTTTGATTATTGAGTAGTATAACGCTCCTTCTTGCATATGCATTGAATATTTCCAATCATGGCTAGCATATCCGCCCCAGTATTCCAATGTATTACTTCCTGAATTAAAGTCATCAAAGAACATAAAGGTATTTGTACCGTTGCTTACTGAAGTAGCTAATGAGTTTCCATAATATAAAAATATTGAATCGCCTGTTGTTGGTATGCTTTGTACCTTTACCCATATTACTGCCTGATGTGATGTCGTATCCCAGACTTCTATCCAGAATGGTATTTCTGTAGTTCCGTTACCTGTTGTAATTCTTATATCACTGCCGTCACTATTTGCATTTTGAAAATCAAATGCAGGATTAAGGTTGCTTAAATCAATTTTTACCTGATAATCAGTTAAAATAGAA is a window of Ignavibacterium sp. DNA encoding:
- a CDS encoding PKD domain-containing protein → MNTYLRKPFSVIIALLLMSFSFAQKPPVVSSLQIVPDETEATFVKNNMRINQETGVPVALYKPDYLVANDSPEKMARQFLKENHDLFKFSPDLSELRYLTTRETPVGYHVHFDQYIGQYPVLNSRINVTISKNNRVVFVANGSKVNYNTKVTNDLERINISSEHALIIAKGYLGIKGAINFEKSEPGIYYNKGTFRLAQVVTIVPSEELFGEWQVLVDAQTGEVFRVEDVACYDDPIKSKPELAEGSGYVFAPDPITHARTTYGSTGFVDNNDADSDSLTFHRELKALRDITFESGAYILKGPWAEIRDFEAPFTGLHTNPTTDFFFTRSHDSFEAVNAYYHIDNAMRWINDTLSIPLHPFQYTGGIRYDPHGLNGDDNAHYIPSTGQIAWGDGGVDDCEDPGVILHELGHGLHDWLTNGSLSQIQGLSEGCGDYWASSYLRSTGYWTPSDPAYNWVFIWDGHNPFWAGRITNYGAHYPEGLTGTIHTDGQMWASSLMSIYDLIGRIPTDKNFLVALSMTNSGSNQQDAANAFIAADQLNYGGSNLVHIIPVFADRGYIAGPVTADFMADVTVGNAPLTVHFTDLSISQPNPITSWEWDFNNDGVVDATDKNPTWVYTDFGFYTVKLTVSDGSYSSTKTKTNYIKVTDPNVVEWCNEFNNLSNWTIVGPLGMTNWTANNSANAGGTSPELRLGWSPSFNGTSKIRSSVINLPDNQVVFFSFNYYFDYYSSPSGTVTVDVTYDGGTTSTSLYNQVNATGNVGPQLFTGNFTTPASGGANTQVEITFSGNSFNYDYIYWDNLCLQYIIPVELTSFTAFAIGADVELNWATATETNNQGFEIERMSENGKYEKVGYVAGYGTTTDAKSYSFTDSKLSEGKYNYRLKQLDYDGTYKYSNEVNVVVNLPLEYSLVQNYPNPFNPSTIIKYSLKDDGKVTLKIFNSLGEEVRTLVSEIKPAGNYEVEFNASDLPSGIYIYSMQSGNFVSSKKMILLK
- a CDS encoding T9SS type A sorting domain-containing protein gives rise to the protein MKKFGLLFFVVLSLTFSSQLSAQNVSPHFSELKGMEDAQGNTHLLYRIYSYQILQPFGFYEDNSLYHFDLGNQKDTLFIRESGSNISAHIYIDDYKIIDFNPIHYIFAGTVCGMECSPFAFNSEYGIIFNNGSWGNSEKIDYAKQKDCIYYGLIAWDIDSSITSIKSYDGGLSWDTLSSNKVFVSVNPFDNEMSFYISDINSTVYKSTDEGKNFFICDTQYTHSNPAPNFYYDTDESHIYRSSSKNTYPGIYYLSISDNKGEPFSWQIKYESIDPIFITIDEYQSGAIYLADGNKIMYSSDYGNTFNLYKELDKKIIGIFKKPNSNKLYAATKYNLYEITNNSITVIKSLPIPAEALDFYPLQIGNKWFYERINYSLDWITGNTIIDTSYFQRSVIGLENKPNGKKYYKIDDYDFYNKVQLVNFERIDSLTGLVFRYDSTLDSTNFECIIDDLMAEKGNQINTSRLYSFYNPIGMIFENEDYFNDWSSYRKRNGFSTGSLGGDYYSLTQGIGLDSVFVSLIDAFDAHIDIKGCVIDGIVYGDTTLTDIIVCFDSSPTSYNLNQNYPNPFNPATKITWQSPLAGHQTLKVYDVLGNEVATLIDEFRNAGIYEVGFDASKLSSGVYFYQLKAGDYLNTKKMLLIR
- a CDS encoding DUF5522 domain-containing protein, with translation MTEQITKEKLYTISRLNKNYPNYNEIIRLHKEAIEQHNDIYFDPDTGLAVLTAEFLLKRGYCCGSGCRHCPYDEKV
- a CDS encoding DUF2341 domain-containing protein translates to MRKNFYLFLFSVGIISSIITTLNAQSWLNNWDYRREITITNNSNSILTDYQVKIDLSNLNPAFDFQNANSDGSDIRITTGNGTTEIPFWIEVWDTTSHQAVIWVKVQSIPTTGDSIFLYYGNSLATSVSNGTNTFMFFDDFNSGSNTLEYWGGYASHDWKYSMHMQEGALYYSIIKAQNGWPIESLDNEIEDEFDYMDTQINTNGTVTGLSSEPIYCYGLVLSNLALGYEYFRVSNPTLAMRCYDDLINVYEYVKNTYGTPTTAPDYSLALQGLANACKAFTIYGNTTLADESRGIIVNYVNTFTQSSGGWTGQSGVQDHLKRDFGVLLAYDVTGDASYLTKVRDNIDWILINRWVSNNGGLTWTSPTPSGEFYECHQQWFMIAVRMLYERDNSYDYLSYGEQAWHFLTDTNYPNIDMYVHNYINHNAFFSYRLVTSDGLIQPNNFKGSYEIGTALWGMSLNYGWVSNYKSSHSTQAYNYLDMMVRQAKNTPTNRGYFSTSGTWIRLLNWNTSAWEPDPAKWIVNGVTVQIVEDEGSNVLSLRSASLSHNNFLRTTDLSFGNFVFETKVKLTQDANNVCTPEIGFRYTSNGNRYITLLRGETQNDLFLRKYYNDNGFINAVTSNNYNVNQYYKYKIVANGNTISLYLDDVLILSPTNDGGDVLTGGFCLQNYGNVAVYYDDVRVRSFAAIEPVITIGQEVSNPLPVELNSFSVLVIGSTIKLNWTTETEVNNYGFEIHRLSENDKNGWTMIGFVQGNGNSNSPKYYYFEDKYLSSGKHHYRLKQIDNDGKYEYSKTIEVNLGSPVKYELSQNYPNPFNPFTTIKYSIPEAGQVKLVIYNALGEQVVELLNEIKEAGVHTINFDASNLNSGMYLYKLVSGSFIQTKKMIVIK